The region CGATGTCGAACAGCTGACCGGCGAGCCTGCGCACCTGCACAGCTAGAGCTGTGGCTGCTGGGACGCAAGAATCTCATTGCTGCAGTTGAGGAGACCGGCCGCTTTTACGGCAGGATCTTGATGAAGGGGGGAAGCCATGGAAATGCCGCTCGTGAACAAGTGCACCGCAACAGATTGCGCGTTCAACCGGAACGAGACCTGCCACGCGCTGGCGATCACCATCGGCGATCCGTTGCACGCCCAATGTGACACCTTCTGCAGTGCCTCCGTCGCCGGAGGCGATCCCGATGCCGTCGGTCACGTCGGTGCCTGCAAGATGACGGACTGCCGCTACAACGTCAACCTCGAGTGCCAAGCCCCCGGCATCACGGTGGGTTATGAGGAAGACATCGTGGACTGCCTGACGTACCAACCCGTCTGATGCTCGTAGCCAGCCCGGTGGTATGTGATCAGTGAACGACAGCGACGGGACATGGGGCGTAGTGCAGCACTGCGTGGCTGACCGAGCCGAACAACGCCGTCCGTATGATGCCGCGTCCGTGCGTTCCGACGACGAGCAGATCGGCGTCGACGGCGGCCGCGAGCAACGCCTCTGCGGGGTGTTCGACCGCCATGACTTCCTGGTGCACCACGAGATCCGGGTAGCGTTCGCCCCAACCGGCGAGGGATTCGGACAGTTCCCGGCGGCAGGCCTCGATCGTGTCGGAGTCGAACCGCCAACCCCGGTTCGGCGGCAGCATGTCCGGCGGCTGCTCGGTGTAGGCGAGGATCGCCGTCAGCTCGGCGTCGTGGCGGGCGGCGAAGTCGCAGGCGAACTCGATCGCACGCGCGCTGCACTCGGAGCCGTCCACACCCACGACGACCCGGTCGAACTCCGGTGTGAGGGCCTGCGCACGCTCCGGCTCGCCGCGTACCACGATGACCGGGACGTACGCGGTGCGCACCACTTCGGCGGCAGTGGAGCCCAGTAGCACTCGTCGGGTGCGGCTGAGCGTCGGCGAGCCGAGCACGAGCACACTCGCGCGGGCAGCGGCGTCGGTCAGCACAGTGGCGGGATGCCCCAAGCGCACCTCGGTCCACACGTCCAGCCCGGGCAGCTTCTGGCGGCACTCAGCGGCCATGTCCTCCACCGCCCGCTCTGCCGCATCACGCATCGGTTCGAGCGTGACCGCCTCACTGGGCAAGTGGATCCGGGTCAGTTCCTCCAGCGGAACGGCGAATGCGTGCACCAAGAGCAAGGGTTGGCCGCGTGTGGTGGCCTCAAGCGCCGCCCACCACACCGCCCGCTGCGACTCGGCGGACCCATCGAATCCCGCGACCGCCGCGTCCGCCTGCAACGGGCGCATGCCCTCCACCCCCCACAACTCCGCCGTACCGCCAGGATGCGCGCGCTGCACCGGGGATGCAGACCAGCGCTCCGATTGCTGGATGTGACGAGAGCGGGTCTCCATCCACCAGGGCGGGTCAGATGTTGTGGTCGGGGTCGGCGAGTGCGAAATAGGTCTCCTCTTCCTGGGCGAAGTGCAGGCGGAGCACGGCGTGCAGGCCGTACAGGGTGGCGAGGAGGTCCTCGATCTGGTCGTCCCCGATGCGCCCGCAGGACTCGGCCAGCGTCAGGTGAGTCCCGATCCTCCTGCTCAGCCGGTCGATCTCGGCGTGCATGCGGCTCATCGTCGCGGTGGCTTCGGAGCCGCCCAGCGGAGCGGCGAGGGCCGGGTAGAGCTGGGTCTCCTCGGCTTGCTCGTGCGGGACCAAGCGCTGGTCCAGGAAGTCCCGAGTCCGGCGCAGCGCGACGAGTGCCTTCATCGAGCCGGGGACTTGGGAGAGGAGGTCCGCAGTGTCGCGGATCAGGGGCAGGGTTTCGCGTAGCTTTTCCTGTTCAGCGTCGAAACGGTGCAGCAGGTCCTCCGTGGAGTGCGGCACGGTGAGCTCACCTCGACGACTGCCGCGCAGCGCACGCAGCGCGTTGGCGATGACCGCGACGTCGATGCCCTCCTGCAGCAGCGCGCCTGCCGCCGGCGGCAGCCAGCCGACGGCGGCAACGCCCATGGCGATGATGGACAGGCCCATGCCGACGGCGGCGCTTTGCACCGCGATGCCGCGTGCTCGGCGGGCGATGCTCATGGCGTCGGCGAGGCGATCGAGTCGGTCGGTGGTGAGCACGATGTCGGCGGCCTCCGACGAGGCGGTCGAACCCCGGGCGCCCATCGCGATTCCCACCGTCGCGGCCGCCAGGGCGGGGGCGTCGTTGACCCCGTCGCCGACCATGACGGAGGTCGCCGTTTCGCTTTCGGCGCGGACGCAGGCCACCTTCCCCTCGGGTGTTTGCTCCGCGTGCACCCAGTCCAGTCCCAGTACGGTGGCGACTTCTCGGGCGGGTTCGGCGCGGTCGCCGGTGAGCATGACCAGGCGGTGCAATCCCGCGTTCCGCAGCCGTCTGAGGGTTCTGGGGGCATCCCTGCGAAGGGGATCGCGCAGCAGCAAGGCGCCCTGCAGTTCGCCTTCGCAGCTGACCCAGGCGATGGCGGTGGCGTCGAGCATGGCTCGGTTGAGCGCGACGTCGGCCCAACGGGGTCTGCTCTCCGGTAGTGCGAGTCTGCCGACTTCGACGCGCCTGCCGTCGACGATGCCACTCATTCCCCGTCCGGGTTGTTCCGACGCGTCGCGCGGCGGGACCAGCGCGAGGTGCTGTTTGCGGGCGTGCGCGACGATGGCGTCGGCGAGGACGTGTGGGGATGCCTGGTCGAGTGAGGCGGCGATCCGGAGCACCTCCGATGCGTCGACGGTCGGTGCTGCGATGACGTCGACGACGGCCGGGCGTCCTGCGGTCAGGGTGCCGGTTTTGTCCACGATCACGGTGGTGGCGTGGCCGAGGTTCTCCAGTGCTGCGCCGTCGCGGATGATCACGCCGATCCGGGAGGCCCGGGACATGCCGGACACGATCGCCACCGGCACCGCCAAAAGCAGCGGGCACGGAGTGGCGACCACCAGCACGGCAACGGCGCCAACAGGGGAGCCGGTGATCAGCCAAGCGCCACCGGCCAGGAGCAAGGCCAGGGGCAGGAACCACGTCGCATACCGGTCGGCGAGGCGAACAACGGGTGCGCGCTCGGCACCGGCCTCCCGTGCCAACCGCACGATTCCGGTGTAAGTGCTTTCCTCGGCCGTCGCGCCGGCCCGCAGGTCGAACGCGGAGCCGGCGTTGACGACCCCGCTGCGCACGGGTTCTCCGGCGGTGCGTTCGACGTGGGCGGACTCGCCGGTCAGCACCGATTCGTCGAGGACTGCGGCACTGCTTGCGACCTGGCCGTCCACCGGCACGACCTCGCCGGGGTTCACCAGCAGCAGGTCGCCGACACGCACTTGGTCCACGACTACCGTTTCGAGCGCGTCACCCGCGTATCGATGGGCGAACCGCGGCGCGTGTTCCAGCAAGGCGCGCAGATCGTGGGAGGCCCGGCGCTGCGCCGCGGAGTCCAAGGCTTGCCCGGACGCCAACATGACCGCGATCAGCGATCCGGCGAGGTACTCGTGCACCACGAGGGTGCCACCAAGTGATAGCACGGCGATGAGATCGACCCCGGTACGTCCGCGCCACAGCGCGAGCGCCATCCACGTCAGCGCGGGCACGATCGCAACCGCGGTTCCGACCACCCACGCCGCGTCGGCCGTGCTGGCGGCGCCGACCGCCCAGGCGATGACGCCGAGCAGCAACGCGCCCGTCGTGACCGCGAGGAGCGTTGGCTCAAGCCACGGCCGAAAGCGGCGTGCAACGTTCTGCCAACTGGGTGCTGAGCGTGGTTCGGACATGAGCGGCACACCTCCAACGGCCGGAGCTGGCTCCGGCGTCATGACCAAGAGGTGAGGAAGTCGACTGCGGAGTCCATTGTGGTGAGTTTGTCGTAGTCTTCTTCGTCGATGCGGATTCCGCTGGCATTGCCGAGGGTTTCGACGAAGGTGAGGAAGTCCAGGGAGTCCAGTTCGAGTGCATCGCGGAAGTCTTCGTGGTCGTCCAGCTCGTCGAGGTCGGCTCCGGGCATGGCCTTCAGCAGCGCATCACGCACGAGGCCGCGGGCGTGCTGTGGTGTGGTCGGCTGGGGCATCACAGTTCCTCCGGGTGTTGCAGGAACGTGTCGATGGTGGTGAGGAAGCGGCCGCCGGTGGCGCCGTCGGTTGCGCGGTGGTCGCCGGACAGCGTTGCGGTGACGATCGGGCGGATCCCGATCAGGTCGCCGACGGCCCATGGTCGATGCACTACCGCGCCGAATCCGATGAGTGCCACCTGCGGTGGGTAGATCACGCCTTGTACGGATTCGACGCCGAGATCGCCGAGGTTGGTCACGGTGATGGTGGCCGGTGTGGTGTCTGAGGAGTGTAGGTGGGCGGTGCGGGCGCGGGAGACCAGTTCGCGCAGGCGGCGCATGATTTCGGTGAGGGGCAATTGTTCAGCGTCGACGATGCTGGGGGTGAGCAGACCGCCGCCGTGCAGCGCTACTGCGACGCCCAGGTGCACTGCGTCCGCGGGTTCGAAGTGGTCGTTGATCCAGTGGCCGTTGAGATCGGGGACGTCGCGTGCGGCGAGGGCGGTGGCCTTGAGCAGCAGCGCGGCGGGCACGATCCGGTCGGCTACCAGGGCGCGGCGGTTGCGCTCGCGCAGCCATTCCAGTGCAGTGCTGAGTTCGATGGTGCTGGTGAGGTAGTAGTGCGGGATCTCGTGTTTCGACTTCGTCATCAGCGCCGCGATTGCTTGCCGCATGGCGGTAGATCCGCGGCTCACGCTCGGTGCTGGCGCAGTGGTGGTCGGCTCTTGCGCGGCGGCGCGGACATCGCGTGCTCGAACGGCTCCGTCTGCGCCGGTTCCGGTCACCAGACTCGGGTCGACGCCGAGTTCGGCGGCCAGCCGTCGCGCGTACGGCGAGATTCGTTGTCGCGCGGCAGCGGGTGCCGTGAGGTGCGGTTCGGTGCGTTGCTGGATTGCCGCTTCCACGTCGGCGTGCGTGATGGCACCGCCGTGGCCGGTGCCATGGACGGCCGCGAGGTCGATGCCGTGCTGCGCGGCGAGTTTGCGCACTGGGGGAGTGGCGAGAGCGGCCTTGTGCTTGCGCGGCGGCGGGGGCTTCTCCGCCGCGGGTTCGGCTGGTGCGGGACCGGACGGAGCTCCCTGGGCTCCTGCGGAAATCACTGCGAGCGGGGTTCCGACCGGCACCGTCTGGCCGGGCTCCACCAGAAGGCGGTCGATGATGCCGGTGTCGAAGCATTCGACTTCGATGGTGGCCTTCTCGGTGTCCACGGCCGCGACGAGGTCTCCTTTGTGGACGGTGTCGCCAGGGTGGACGAGCCATTCGACCAGGGTGCCCCGCTCCATGTCCGCGCCCAGGGATGGCATCCGGAATTCGGCCATTTCAGCCCACCGCCCGCTGTGCTGCGGCCACCACGTCATCGGCTTGCGGTAGCGCGGCGTCTTCGAGGTGTTTGGCGTAGGGCATGGGGACTTCCGCGGTGCACACTCGTTGCACCGGGGCGTCGAGGTCGTAGAAGGCGTGCTCGGTGATGCGGGCGGTGATTTCGGCGGAAAGGCTGCCGCTGCGCCATCCTTCGTCGATCACGACGGCGTGGTTGGTGCGGCGTACGGAGTCGACGATGGTTGTCTCGTCCAGCGGTCGCAGCGTGCGCAGGTCGATGACGTCGGCTTGGATGTTGTTGGCGGCGAGTTGTTCGGCTGCGGTCAGCGTGGTTGGCAGGGTGCCGCCGTAGGTGATCAGCGAAACGTCGTCGCCGCTGCGGCGGATGGCCGCGGTATCGATGTCCACCGGTTCGGCCGGTTCGTCGAGCTCACCCGCGGCGTTGTACAGCGAGCCGTGTTCGAACATCAGCACCGGGTCCGGACACTCCAGTGCGGGGCGCAGCATGCCGCGGGCGTCCGGCAGGGTGGCCGGGGCGATGATGCGCAGCCCGGGGATGTGGGCGTACCAGCCCTCCAGGCTGTGGGAGTGCTGAGCGGCGAGCTGGCGCCCGGCTCCGGTGGTCATGCGGATGACCAGGGGAACGCCCAGCTGCCCACCGGACATGTGCAGCAAGGTGGCGGCGTTGTTGAGGATCTGGTCCAGGGCCAGCAGGCTGAAGTTGACGGTCATGATCTCCACGATCGGACGCATCCCGGCCAGTGCCGCACCGATACCCGCGCCGACGAAAGCCGATTCCGACAGCGGGGTGTCCCGGATGCGTTCCGGGCCGAACTCCTCCAGCAGACCAAGGCTGACGGCGAAGCATCCGCCGTAGCGACCGACGTCCTCGCCCATGAGGAACACCCGCTCGTCGTCGCGGAGCGCTTCGCGCAGCGCCTCGCGGATGGCCTCGCGGTAGGTGGTGTGCGTGGTGGTCATGGCCGCTCGGTGTAGACGAATCGGGTCAGGTCCTCGACCGGTTCCAGCGGACCGGCCTGAGCCTCGGACACCGCATCGTCGAGCTCGCTGTCCACTTCGGACTCCAGCTTTTTAACCGCCTCGTCGGCTAGTTCACCGTCGTCGTACATGCGGGCGGTGAGCTTGTCGATCGGGTCGAACTGCTTCCAGTGCTCCACCTCGGTTTTGTCCCGGTAGCGTTCGGCGTCGTACATCGAATGCGCTCGGAACCGGTAGGTCCGCAGTTCCAGGAAGCACGGGCCCGGACTGGCGCGCATGGTCTCCACCGCGCGGTTGCCCGCAGCCGCAACGGCTTCCACATCCATGCCATCGACCGCCCAGGACGGCATTCCGTAGGAGCTCGCCCGCAGCGCCAAGTCGGTCTCGGCCTGCGCCCTGGCCAGCGCGGTCCCCATGGCGTAAAGGTTGTTCTCGCAGCAGAACAGCACCGGCAGCCGCCACAGCGCAGCCAGGTTCAGGCATTCGTGGAACTCGCCTTCGGCGACGGCGCCATCACCGAACAAGCACGCGGTCACTTGCGGACGGCTCAACATCGCGTCGGCCAGCGCGAGCCCCAACGCGATCGGCAGCCCGCCGCCGACGATCGCGTTTCCGCCGTAGAACCGGCGGGAGGCGTCGAAGAGGTGCATCGATCCGCCGCGTCCTCGGCTGCATCCGGTGGTTCGGCCGAACATCTCCGCCATCACCGAGACCATCGGTACGCCGCGGGCCAGGGCGTGGCCGTGTTCGCGGTAGGTGGACACCACGGCGTCGTCGGGGCTCAGCGTCTGCAACAACCCGACCGCGACGGCTTCCTCGCCGATGTAGAGGTGCATGAATCCGCGGATCTGCGCGGCGCTGTAGAGCTCGACGCAGCGCTCCTCGAAACGTCGGATCCGCACCATTTGCCGCAGCAACTCGGTGCGCTGCTTGGTCTTTGCGCTTGCTGCCGGTGATCTGCGCCGGTTCATCGCGCCTTCTCCAATGTGGACAGATCTCCTTCGGGTAGCCCCAACTCCCGCGACTTGAGCAAGCGGCGCATGACCTTGCCGCTGCGGGTGTGCGGGAGATCGGCGTCGAAGTCGAGTTCCTTCGGTGCCACCGCACCGAGCCGACGCCTGCCGAAGGCCAGCAGCTCCGTCCGCAGCTCGTCGTTGGGGGCGTGCCCGGGGCGTAGCGACACGAATGCCTTTACCAGTTCCCCGGCCACCGGGTCCGGCTTGCCGATCACCCCGGCCTCGGCCACCGCCGGATGCTCCATCAGAACGCTTTCCACCTCGAACGGCCCGACGAGGTGTCCAGCGGATTTGATCACGTCGTCTGCCCGGCCGACGAACCAGTAGTAGCCGTCGGAGTCCCGCGCCGCGATGTCCCCGGTCAGGTACCAGCCATCGGCGAAGCTCGCCGCATACCTGGCCTCGTCGTGCAGGTAACCGCGGAACATCGAGGGCCACCCTGGCCGCAACGCGAGTTCGCCCTCGACGTCGGCACCGGTCAGTTCGTGTACCTTCCCGTGCGCGACGCGGGCCCGGCCGTCCTCGCCGCGCTCCAGCAATCCGACCTCGACGCCGGGCACCGGTCGCCCCATCGAGCCGGGTCGGACCTCCTCGGCCGGATAGTTGCTGATCATGATCGCGCCGGTCTCCGTCTGCCACCAGTTGTCGTGGACCGGCAGCCCCAGCACCTCCTGGCCCCAGACCACGACCTCGGGATTGAGCGGCTCCCCGACGCTGGCCACGTAGCGCAAGGCGGACAGGTCGTATCGCGAGGCCAACTCCGGTCCGTGCCGCATCAACATCCGCAAAGCGGTCGGCGCGGTGTACCAGACGGTCACCCGCTGCTCGGCGAGCACGCGGTACCAGCGCCGTGCGTCGAACTCACCTTCGTCGCTGACCACGGTGGCGCCGTGCGTCAGGGGAGCGATGATCCCGTAGGAGGTCCCGGTGACCCAACCCGGATCGGCGGTGCACCAGAACACGTCATCCGGACGCAGGTCCAGCGCATACGCCGCGGTGGTGTGATGTGCGACGACCGCGCCGTGCACATGCACGGCTCCCTTGGGACGGCCCGTGGTGCCGCTGGTGAAATGCAGCAACGCCCAGTCCTCCGGCGACGTCGGCGGGATCTCGAACTCGGTACCGGCCTGAGCGAGCGCGTTCGCGAAGCCGATGGTTCCGGGTTCGGCTGCGCCGTCTCCCACCAGCAGCACGTGCCGCAGCTGTGGGAGATCCGCGCGGAGCTGCCGGATCTTGTTTCGGTAAAGCCGAGGCGTCGTCAGCAGCGCAGCTCCTTCGCCGATCTGCAACCGGTCGTAAACGGGTTGCGGACCGAACGCAGAGAACAGCGGTGCAAGCACGCAGCCCGCCTTCAAAGTCCCGAGGGCTGCCACGTACAGCTCGGGAACTCGCCCGAGCAAGGTGTACACCCGCTCGCCCTTGCCGACCCCGAGATCGCGCAGGACGTTCGCGAAGCGGTTGGTCCGGTCCCGCAACTCGCCGTAGCTGATTTCCGTCACGCGGTCCTGCTTGTCCACGCAACGCAATGCCGCGACATCCGCCCGCCCGCCAAGGGCGTGCCGGTCCACCGCCTCGTAGGCGATGTTCAGGCCCCGGCCGCCGGGCAAG is a window of Saccharopolyspora phatthalungensis DNA encoding:
- a CDS encoding DUF1540 domain-containing protein: MEMPLVNKCTATDCAFNRNETCHALAITIGDPLHAQCDTFCSASVAGGDPDAVGHVGACKMTDCRYNVNLECQAPGITVGYEEDIVDCLTYQPV
- a CDS encoding universal stress protein, coding for MRPLQADAAVAGFDGSAESQRAVWWAALEATTRGQPLLLVHAFAVPLEELTRIHLPSEAVTLEPMRDAAERAVEDMAAECRQKLPGLDVWTEVRLGHPATVLTDAAARASVLVLGSPTLSRTRRVLLGSTAAEVVRTAYVPVIVVRGEPERAQALTPEFDRVVVGVDGSECSARAIEFACDFAARHDAELTAILAYTEQPPDMLPPNRGWRFDSDTIEACRRELSESLAGWGERYPDLVVHQEVMAVEHPAEALLAAAVDADLLVVGTHGRGIIRTALFGSVSHAVLHYAPCPVAVVH
- a CDS encoding heavy metal translocating P-type ATPase translates to MSEPRSAPSWQNVARRFRPWLEPTLLAVTTGALLLGVIAWAVGAASTADAAWVVGTAVAIVPALTWMALALWRGRTGVDLIAVLSLGGTLVVHEYLAGSLIAVMLASGQALDSAAQRRASHDLRALLEHAPRFAHRYAGDALETVVVDQVRVGDLLLVNPGEVVPVDGQVASSAAVLDESVLTGESAHVERTAGEPVRSGVVNAGSAFDLRAGATAEESTYTGIVRLAREAGAERAPVVRLADRYATWFLPLALLLAGGAWLITGSPVGAVAVLVVATPCPLLLAVPVAIVSGMSRASRIGVIIRDGAALENLGHATTVIVDKTGTLTAGRPAVVDVIAAPTVDASEVLRIAASLDQASPHVLADAIVAHARKQHLALVPPRDASEQPGRGMSGIVDGRRVEVGRLALPESRPRWADVALNRAMLDATAIAWVSCEGELQGALLLRDPLRRDAPRTLRRLRNAGLHRLVMLTGDRAEPAREVATVLGLDWVHAEQTPEGKVACVRAESETATSVMVGDGVNDAPALAAATVGIAMGARGSTASSEAADIVLTTDRLDRLADAMSIARRARGIAVQSAAVGMGLSIIAMGVAAVGWLPPAAGALLQEGIDVAVIANALRALRGSRRGELTVPHSTEDLLHRFDAEQEKLRETLPLIRDTADLLSQVPGSMKALVALRRTRDFLDQRLVPHEQAEETQLYPALAAPLGGSEATATMSRMHAEIDRLSRRIGTHLTLAESCGRIGDDQIEDLLATLYGLHAVLRLHFAQEEETYFALADPDHNI
- a CDS encoding phosphopantetheine-binding protein, whose amino-acid sequence is MPQPTTPQHARGLVRDALLKAMPGADLDELDDHEDFRDALELDSLDFLTFVETLGNASGIRIDEEDYDKLTTMDSAVDFLTSWS
- a CDS encoding dihydrolipoamide acetyltransferase family protein, whose protein sequence is MTWWPQHSGRWAEMAEFRMPSLGADMERGTLVEWLVHPGDTVHKGDLVAAVDTEKATIEVECFDTGIIDRLLVEPGQTVPVGTPLAVISAGAQGAPSGPAPAEPAAEKPPPPRKHKAALATPPVRKLAAQHGIDLAAVHGTGHGGAITHADVEAAIQQRTEPHLTAPAAARQRISPYARRLAAELGVDPSLVTGTGADGAVRARDVRAAAQEPTTTAPAPSVSRGSTAMRQAIAALMTKSKHEIPHYYLTSTIELSTALEWLRERNRRALVADRIVPAALLLKATALAARDVPDLNGHWINDHFEPADAVHLGVAVALHGGGLLTPSIVDAEQLPLTEIMRRLRELVSRARTAHLHSSDTTPATITVTNLGDLGVESVQGVIYPPQVALIGFGAVVHRPWAVGDLIGIRPIVTATLSGDHRATDGATGGRFLTTIDTFLQHPEEL
- a CDS encoding alpha-ketoacid dehydrogenase subunit beta; translation: MTTTHTTYREAIREALREALRDDERVFLMGEDVGRYGGCFAVSLGLLEEFGPERIRDTPLSESAFVGAGIGAALAGMRPIVEIMTVNFSLLALDQILNNAATLLHMSGGQLGVPLVIRMTTGAGRQLAAQHSHSLEGWYAHIPGLRIIAPATLPDARGMLRPALECPDPVLMFEHGSLYNAAGELDEPAEPVDIDTAAIRRSGDDVSLITYGGTLPTTLTAAEQLAANNIQADVIDLRTLRPLDETTIVDSVRRTNHAVVIDEGWRSGSLSAEITARITEHAFYDLDAPVQRVCTAEVPMPYAKHLEDAALPQADDVVAAAQRAVG
- the pdhA gene encoding pyruvate dehydrogenase (acetyl-transferring) E1 component subunit alpha; amino-acid sequence: MNRRRSPAASAKTKQRTELLRQMVRIRRFEERCVELYSAAQIRGFMHLYIGEEAVAVGLLQTLSPDDAVVSTYREHGHALARGVPMVSVMAEMFGRTTGCSRGRGGSMHLFDASRRFYGGNAIVGGGLPIALGLALADAMLSRPQVTACLFGDGAVAEGEFHECLNLAALWRLPVLFCCENNLYAMGTALARAQAETDLALRASSYGMPSWAVDGMDVEAVAAAGNRAVETMRASPGPCFLELRTYRFRAHSMYDAERYRDKTEVEHWKQFDPIDKLTARMYDDGELADEAVKKLESEVDSELDDAVSEAQAGPLEPVEDLTRFVYTERP
- the acsA gene encoding acetate--CoA ligase, with the protein product MRWEPISKPTELRAWSNMPDYEQVRRAFDWTAARSQLSGLPGGRGLNIAYEAVDRHALGGRADVAALRCVDKQDRVTEISYGELRDRTNRFANVLRDLGVGKGERVYTLLGRVPELYVAALGTLKAGCVLAPLFSAFGPQPVYDRLQIGEGAALLTTPRLYRNKIRQLRADLPQLRHVLLVGDGAAEPGTIGFANALAQAGTEFEIPPTSPEDWALLHFTSGTTGRPKGAVHVHGAVVAHHTTAAYALDLRPDDVFWCTADPGWVTGTSYGIIAPLTHGATVVSDEGEFDARRWYRVLAEQRVTVWYTAPTALRMLMRHGPELASRYDLSALRYVASVGEPLNPEVVVWGQEVLGLPVHDNWWQTETGAIMISNYPAEEVRPGSMGRPVPGVEVGLLERGEDGRARVAHGKVHELTGADVEGELALRPGWPSMFRGYLHDEARYAASFADGWYLTGDIAARDSDGYYWFVGRADDVIKSAGHLVGPFEVESVLMEHPAVAEAGVIGKPDPVAGELVKAFVSLRPGHAPNDELRTELLAFGRRRLGAVAPKELDFDADLPHTRSGKVMRRLLKSRELGLPEGDLSTLEKAR